From the Arvicola amphibius chromosome 2, mArvAmp1.2, whole genome shotgun sequence genome, one window contains:
- the LOC119808160 gene encoding zinc finger protein 25-like yields MNKFKGPVTLRDVTVEFTKAEWKLLTPAQKSLYKNVMLENYRHLVSVGYRVIRPSVISKLRKGKEPWVLERELPNRNRADKRGNAADPRAKHQEHQAGNARKGELNRRRKAATQHESYDCSECGKSFCQKSSLVVHQETHTKKSYKCEKCGQSFYKNEELTAHQKVHTREKTYACKECNKIFYHLSSLTRHLRIHAGEKPYECSQCEKSFYQKPHLMEHQKTHTGEKPFECKECGKFFYVKAYLLVHQKTHTGEKPFECKECGKFFSQKSHLTVHQRTHTGEKPYKCKECGKLFSRNSHLKTHQRTHTGEKPYKCKECGNCFYQKSALTVHQRTHTGEKPFECSKCGKTFYYKSDLTKHERKHSGEKPYECTECGKSFSVNSVLRLHERTHTGEKPYECDICGKSFSQKSHFVIHQRKHTGEKPYECQECGENFIQRSQLTTHQKTHAKKGKTSK; encoded by the exons GGACCCGTGACATTAAGGGATGTTACTGTGGAATTCACCAAGGCAGAATGGAAGTTACTGACCCCTGCTCAGAAGTCGCTTTACAAGAACGTGATGCTGGAGAACTACCGTCACCTGGTCTCTGTGG GTTACCGTGTGATTAGGCCGAGTGTGATCTCCAAgttgaggaaaggaaaagagccGTGGGTATTAGAAAGAGAACTTCCAAATCGGAACCGTGCTG ACAAACGAGGGAATGCTGCTGACCCCAGAGCCAAACACCAGGAACATCAGGCTGGAAATGCAAG GAAAGGAGAACTCAACAGACGTCGGAAAGCTGCCACCCAGCACGAAAGCTACGACTGCAGTGAATGCGGAAAGTCCTTCTGCCAGAAGTCTTCCCTCGTTGTGCACCAGGAAACGCACACCAAGAAGTCCTATAAGTGTGAGAAATGTGGACAATCTTTCTATAAAAATGAAGAGCTCACGGCTCATCAGAAAGTTCACACCAGAGAGAAAACCTACGCGTGTAAAGAATGTAACAAAATCTTCTACCACTTATCATCCCTTACTAGACACCTGAGAATCCATGCAggggagaaaccctatgaatgtagcCAGTGCGAGAAATCATTCTACCAGAAGCCACACCTCATGgaacatcagaaaacacacacCGGGGAGAAACCTTTTGAGTGTAAGgagtgtgggaagttcttctatGTGAAGGCATACCTCCTGGTGCACCAAAAGACACACACGGGGGAGAAACCTTTTGAGTGTAAGGAGTGTGGGAAGTTCTTTTCCCAGAAGTCACACCTCACAGTGCATCAGAGGACCCACACAGgggagaaaccctataaatgtaaggAATGCGGGAAACTCTTCTCTAGGAACTCACACCTCAAAACACACCAGAGAACGCACACAGGCGAGAAGCCCTACAAGTGTAAGGAATGTGGCAACTGCTTCTACCAGAAGTCAGCCCTCACTGTGCACCAGCGAACccacactggggagaagcccTTTGAATGCAGTAAGTGTGGGAAAACCTTTTACTATAAGTCAGACCTCACCAAACACGAGAGGAAACACAGCGGGGAGAAGCCCTATGAGTGTACGGAGTGTGGCAAATCCTTCTCTGTAAACTCAGTCCTCAGACTACACGAGAGGACTCACAcgggagagaagccctatgagtgTGACatctgtgggaagtccttttctCAGAAGTCACATTTTGTCATACACCAGAGGAAGCACACGGGGGAGAAGCCCTATGAGTGCCAGGAGTGTGGGGAAAATTTTATCCAGAGGTCACAGCTCACCACACATCAGAAGACACATGCCAAGAAAGGGAAAACTTCCAAGTAG